The Caulifigura coniformis genome includes a region encoding these proteins:
- a CDS encoding recombinase family protein — MARRKEPNSPNTTSKSIRCAIYTRKSTDEGLEKDFNSLDAQREAAEAYIASQIGEGWICLPDRYDDGGFTGGNLDRPALKKLIADIEAGKIDCVVVYKVDRLSRSLTDFGRLVEVFDKRGTSFVSVTQHFNTTNSMGRLTLNILLSFAQFEREIISERTRDKMAAARKKGKWAGGPPMLGYDVVNQKLEVNEPEAKQVREVFELYLDRRSLLTVAQELNDRGSTTKRWNTKAGTEKGGLRWTKDNVLALLRNVVYIGRVRHKAETYPGEHVGIVDQAVFDAVQALLSDNGRTNPNGPRGSDGAILCGLVRCRSCGCAMTPSCSVKKNRRYRYYVCVNAQKRGYRECPMPSVSAEVLETFVVDQIREIGRDPDLVAATFAEVQRQAEERLESLRNEADRLEAQIAGIYRQLAQAASQPDRLAALNAEVDDRQRVLAQIRLQIETTGRQNAHVGDVRRALAEFDGVWGALTRREQGELLRHVLEGVEFDGKSEEVTLAFRFGQLPAEDNQIVEEAA, encoded by the coding sequence ATGGCTCGACGGAAGGAACCGAACAGCCCAAACACCACGTCGAAGTCGATCCGCTGCGCCATCTACACCCGGAAGAGCACGGACGAAGGCCTCGAAAAAGACTTCAACAGCCTCGACGCCCAACGGGAGGCGGCCGAGGCGTATATCGCCAGCCAGATCGGGGAGGGTTGGATCTGTCTTCCGGACCGGTACGACGACGGCGGCTTCACCGGCGGCAACCTCGACCGGCCGGCGCTCAAGAAGCTCATCGCCGATATTGAAGCCGGGAAGATTGACTGCGTGGTTGTCTACAAAGTCGACCGACTGTCCCGGTCGCTGACCGACTTCGGTCGCCTGGTGGAGGTGTTCGATAAACGCGGGACATCGTTCGTCTCGGTGACGCAGCACTTCAACACGACGAACAGCATGGGGCGTCTGACGCTCAATATTCTGCTGTCGTTCGCCCAGTTCGAACGAGAGATCATTTCGGAACGGACACGGGACAAGATGGCGGCCGCCCGCAAGAAGGGGAAATGGGCCGGCGGCCCGCCGATGCTGGGCTACGACGTCGTGAACCAGAAATTGGAGGTCAACGAGCCCGAGGCGAAACAGGTCCGGGAGGTCTTCGAATTGTATCTCGACCGCAGGTCGCTGCTGACGGTCGCCCAGGAACTCAACGACCGCGGCTCGACCACCAAACGCTGGAATACAAAGGCCGGCACGGAGAAGGGCGGCTTGAGGTGGACCAAGGACAACGTCCTCGCGCTGCTGCGGAACGTCGTCTACATCGGCAGGGTTCGGCACAAGGCCGAGACCTATCCCGGAGAGCACGTCGGCATCGTCGACCAGGCGGTATTCGACGCGGTCCAGGCGCTTCTCTCGGACAACGGCCGGACGAACCCAAACGGCCCCCGCGGGTCCGACGGCGCCATTCTCTGTGGCCTGGTCCGCTGTCGATCCTGCGGGTGCGCGATGACGCCCAGCTGCTCGGTCAAGAAGAACCGCCGCTACCGCTACTACGTCTGTGTGAATGCCCAGAAGCGCGGCTATCGCGAGTGCCCCATGCCCAGTGTCTCAGCCGAGGTGCTGGAGACCTTCGTCGTGGACCAGATCCGGGAGATCGGACGAGATCCCGACCTCGTCGCCGCGACGTTCGCCGAGGTGCAACGGCAGGCGGAGGAAAGGCTCGAGTCGCTCAGGAACGAAGCCGACCGTCTCGAGGCCCAGATCGCCGGGATCTACCGACAACTGGCCCAGGCGGCCTCCCAGCCCGACCGACTGGCCGCCCTGAACGCCGAAGTGGACGACCGTCAGCGCGTTCTGGCCCAGATCCGGCTCCAGATCGAGACAACCGGCCGCCAGAACGCCCACGTTGGCGACGTGCGCCGGGCTCTGGCGGAGTTCGACGGGGTGTGGGGGGCGCTCACCCGACGCGAACAGGGCGAACTGTTGCGGCACGTGCTCGAAGGGGTCGAGTTCGACGGAAAGTCGGAAGAGGTGACGCTGGCGTTCCGGTTCGGGCAGCTGCCGGCTGAGGACAACCAAATTGTGGAGGAAGCGGCGTGA
- a CDS encoding HNH endonuclease, with the protein MAAKADSWYVRGQIRDGGYCVYCGLDLLSDVGLYWAFLQNDHVVPSRGDTVENHATACACCNSLKHFFVPPGFETMSRDELIAAIREYIVWKRAEKMAEFHERRRLCGRAPLDALPAPWAQDATLASVDQTLD; encoded by the coding sequence ATGGCGGCCAAAGCAGACAGTTGGTACGTCCGTGGTCAAATCCGCGATGGCGGTTACTGCGTGTACTGTGGGCTCGACTTGCTGTCGGATGTCGGACTTTACTGGGCTTTCCTTCAAAATGACCACGTGGTGCCGTCGCGCGGGGACACCGTGGAGAATCACGCTACTGCGTGCGCGTGTTGCAACAGCCTGAAGCATTTCTTTGTGCCGCCAGGATTCGAGACGATGAGTCGCGATGAACTCATTGCAGCGATCAGGGAATACATCGTTTGGAAGCGAGCGGAGAAAATGGCCGAGTTTCACGAGCGTCGACGACTTTGTGGTCGTGCCCCCCTCGATGCACTGCCAGCGCCCTGGGCCCAAGATGCGACGTTAGCGAGCGTGGACCAAACGCTCGATTGA
- a CDS encoding DUF2779 domain-containing protein — MSIRKKTVLDCRTCATMGWVTHRSQRDSTLTLAERFRIDEGNEIGVRARGYFAGGTLVEDLGIGPALVRTRAIIADGQIDTIFEAAFEAGEFVARVDVLRRTADGWHVIEVKSSLDPKDEHVDDLAYSVAVATASGLNVVQASLMLLSRDFRNGQSDSELFALHDRSAEVRTRQAALQNDFGRIAEQVLGETQPAPELTVACKGCDYFPDCLGADVTTPIFRIPRLTGKKLETLLRDGILELSDIPVDFVLTAPQARFVEVMRTGKAHFDVEDAQAFLAEISWPAHYLDFETATTCVPLYDGLAPHEQFVTQYSLHVCDSLGNIIHHREHLAEHSCDGRRELIERLIDDLGERGSIVVYSHFEKTMLGKLSLTFPEYAPAVGAIVDRLFDLEPLFKNFLTHPRFGGRTSIKAILPVLTTLSYDGLEVADGSHAMAAFAMLAKGRLLESESGELRNALLKYCCQDTLAMVRLHEAVHRIASGELPMPE; from the coding sequence ATGTCGATCCGCAAGAAGACCGTTCTCGATTGCCGCACGTGCGCCACGATGGGGTGGGTCACTCACCGTTCCCAGCGAGACTCGACGCTTACGCTCGCAGAGCGGTTTCGGATCGACGAGGGAAATGAGATCGGCGTGCGTGCTAGGGGCTACTTCGCTGGAGGCACGTTGGTCGAGGATCTAGGCATAGGGCCGGCGCTCGTAAGAACTCGGGCGATCATCGCCGACGGCCAGATTGATACGATCTTCGAAGCCGCGTTCGAAGCTGGTGAGTTCGTGGCTCGCGTCGACGTTCTGCGACGGACGGCCGATGGCTGGCATGTCATCGAAGTCAAGTCGAGCCTAGACCCGAAGGACGAACACGTCGACGATCTGGCTTACTCCGTGGCAGTCGCGACAGCATCCGGATTGAACGTCGTTCAAGCGAGCCTGATGTTGCTTTCGAGAGACTTTCGGAACGGCCAAAGTGACTCCGAGTTATTCGCGCTGCACGATCGGTCAGCCGAGGTGCGAACTCGCCAAGCTGCTCTCCAGAATGATTTCGGTCGCATCGCTGAACAAGTTCTGGGCGAGACTCAGCCTGCACCGGAGCTCACCGTCGCCTGCAAGGGATGTGACTACTTTCCGGATTGCTTAGGGGCGGACGTTACGACGCCGATTTTTCGAATCCCTCGACTTACCGGGAAGAAGCTTGAGACACTGTTGCGCGATGGCATCTTGGAACTGAGTGACATTCCGGTTGACTTTGTCCTGACCGCCCCCCAGGCCCGGTTTGTTGAAGTCATGAGAACCGGGAAGGCGCACTTCGATGTCGAGGACGCACAAGCTTTTCTAGCCGAGATCAGCTGGCCAGCTCATTACCTGGACTTTGAAACTGCGACGACATGTGTCCCGCTCTACGATGGTTTGGCGCCACATGAGCAATTCGTGACGCAGTACTCTTTGCATGTGTGCGATAGTCTGGGAAACATCATCCACCATCGTGAACACCTCGCTGAACACTCTTGCGACGGACGCCGGGAACTGATCGAGAGATTGATCGACGATCTTGGAGAGCGAGGCAGCATCGTTGTCTACTCACACTTTGAGAAAACGATGTTGGGCAAACTCTCGTTGACATTTCCTGAGTATGCGCCGGCAGTTGGAGCGATTGTCGATCGCCTGTTCGACCTTGAACCTCTGTTCAAGAACTTTCTGACGCATCCGAGGTTCGGCGGACGGACCTCTATCAAGGCGATTCTCCCGGTCTTGACGACGCTGAGTTACGACGGACTCGAGGTCGCAGATGGAAGCCATGCGATGGCCGCTTTTGCGATGTTGGCGAAGGGAAGGCTTCTGGAGAGCGAGTCCGGCGAGTTGAGAAACGCTTTGCTGAAGTATTGTTGTCAGGACACGCTTGCAATGGTTCGCCTACATGAAGCAGTGCACCGGATCGCCTCAGGTGAGTTGCCGATGCCGGAGTGA
- a CDS encoding type I restriction endonuclease subunit R, producing MSRFAESHVEEAGLEWFKGLGYAIEHGPDLLISERGDDYGRVVLIDRLRSALSRLNPRLPSTAIDEAVRKLTIPESATPLANNQAMHRLLVDGVPVECQRADGSTAGEVVQVFDFNDPGANEFLAVNQFTVSENKHERRPDIVVFVNGLPLAVIELKNAADEKADVWKAFSQLQTYKLQIPSLFAWNAILIASDGLTGRIGTLTADRERFMPWRTIEGETLAPKVLTELQIIIEGVFEKSRFLQLLRHFIVFEDDGSGNVVKKLAGYHQFHAVNLALASTLQATKKTGDRRAGVVWHTQGSGKSLTMAFYAGRVILEPAMQNPTIVVITDRNDLDDQLFGTFSRCQSLLRQQPAQAESREHLRELLKTASGGVVFTTVQKFFKTEDEVKFPVLSDRRNIVVMADEAHRSQYDFIDGYAVQMRDALPQASFIGFTGTPIEKADANTRAVFGDYVSVYDIERAVQDGATVPIYYESRLAKLKLDESKRPTLDEEFEEATEGEEADHKEKLKTKWAALEALVGAEERINLVAADLVAHWEKRLEAMDGKAMIVCMSRRICVDLYNALVKLRPAWHSDDDAAGAVKIVMTGSASDPLEWQPHIRSKPRREELAKRFKKASDPFKIVIVRDMWLTGFDAPCLHTMYADKPMRGHGLMQAIARVNRVFKDKPGGLIVDYLGLAHELKQALATYTESGGHGKTAIDQEEAIEAFLKHFEICEQFFHGFDRSKWIGGTAAEKLSVLPAAQEHVLQQQDGKQRFVKAVSDLSKAFALAVPSDAALEKTGDVAFFQGVSAVLAKSTAEGKPDPGAVDHAIRQIVSQAVSSDEVIDIFAAAGLKKPDISVLSDEFLAEVKGMPQKNLAVEMLKKLLQGEIKQRSRKNVVQARSFADLLEKSLTKYQNRAIETAAVIEEMISLAKDLKKAQDRGEQLGLTEDEVAFYDALEVNDSAIQVLGDAQLKVIAQELVKSVRANLTIDWTIRENVRANLRVIIKRILRKYGYPPDKAEKATATVLEQAEALSRTWTAQD from the coding sequence GTGAGCCGATTCGCAGAGTCTCATGTGGAGGAAGCCGGCCTCGAATGGTTTAAGGGGCTCGGCTATGCCATCGAACACGGGCCGGACCTCCTGATCTCAGAACGCGGGGACGACTACGGGCGGGTCGTGCTGATCGACCGGCTTCGCAGCGCCCTCTCCCGCCTGAATCCCCGACTTCCCTCCACCGCGATCGACGAGGCCGTCCGGAAACTGACGATCCCGGAGTCCGCGACTCCGCTCGCCAACAATCAGGCGATGCACCGGCTGCTGGTCGACGGGGTTCCGGTCGAATGCCAGCGGGCAGACGGCTCGACCGCCGGTGAAGTGGTGCAGGTGTTCGACTTCAATGATCCCGGTGCGAACGAGTTTCTGGCGGTGAACCAGTTCACGGTCAGCGAGAACAAGCACGAGCGACGGCCAGACATCGTTGTCTTCGTGAACGGCCTGCCGCTGGCCGTCATCGAGCTGAAGAACGCCGCGGACGAGAAGGCGGACGTCTGGAAGGCGTTCTCGCAGCTGCAGACGTACAAGCTGCAGATTCCCTCCCTGTTCGCATGGAACGCGATACTGATTGCCTCCGATGGGCTGACGGGGCGCATCGGGACGCTGACGGCCGACCGCGAACGGTTCATGCCCTGGCGGACGATCGAAGGAGAGACCCTCGCGCCAAAGGTGCTCACCGAACTGCAGATCATCATTGAGGGCGTCTTTGAGAAATCGCGATTCCTGCAGCTGCTCCGCCATTTCATCGTGTTCGAGGACGATGGCAGCGGAAACGTCGTCAAGAAGCTGGCCGGGTATCACCAGTTCCACGCGGTCAACCTGGCACTTGCGTCGACACTGCAGGCCACAAAGAAGACTGGAGATCGGCGGGCCGGTGTGGTCTGGCATACGCAGGGCTCGGGCAAGAGTCTGACGATGGCGTTCTACGCGGGCCGGGTGATTCTCGAACCGGCGATGCAGAACCCGACGATCGTCGTCATCACCGACCGCAACGACCTCGACGATCAGCTGTTCGGGACGTTCTCTCGCTGCCAGTCCCTGCTCAGGCAGCAGCCTGCGCAGGCCGAGAGTCGCGAGCACCTGCGCGAACTGCTGAAGACGGCCTCGGGGGGCGTCGTGTTCACGACGGTCCAGAAGTTCTTCAAAACCGAGGATGAGGTGAAGTTCCCGGTGCTTTCGGACCGGCGGAACATCGTCGTGATGGCGGACGAGGCCCACCGCAGCCAGTACGACTTCATCGACGGCTACGCGGTCCAGATGCGGGATGCGCTGCCCCAGGCGTCGTTCATCGGCTTCACCGGAACTCCGATCGAGAAGGCCGACGCCAATACGCGGGCGGTCTTTGGCGACTACGTCAGCGTCTACGACATCGAGCGGGCCGTTCAGGACGGGGCGACGGTCCCGATCTACTACGAAAGCCGGCTGGCCAAGCTGAAGCTTGATGAGTCGAAGCGGCCGACGCTTGATGAGGAGTTCGAGGAAGCGACCGAGGGGGAGGAGGCCGACCACAAGGAGAAGCTGAAAACGAAATGGGCCGCGCTGGAGGCGCTGGTCGGGGCCGAGGAGCGGATCAACCTGGTGGCGGCCGACCTCGTGGCTCACTGGGAGAAGCGACTGGAGGCGATGGACGGCAAGGCGATGATCGTCTGCATGAGCCGCCGGATCTGCGTCGATCTCTACAACGCCCTCGTGAAGCTCCGGCCGGCCTGGCACAGTGACGACGACGCGGCGGGTGCCGTGAAGATCGTGATGACGGGCTCGGCTTCAGACCCGCTGGAGTGGCAGCCTCATATCCGGTCGAAGCCCCGCCGGGAGGAACTGGCCAAGCGGTTCAAGAAGGCCAGCGACCCTTTCAAGATCGTGATCGTCCGCGATATGTGGCTGACGGGCTTCGACGCCCCCTGCCTGCACACGATGTACGCCGACAAGCCGATGCGCGGGCATGGGCTGATGCAGGCGATCGCCCGCGTGAACCGGGTCTTCAAGGACAAGCCCGGCGGGCTGATCGTTGATTACCTCGGGCTGGCACACGAACTGAAGCAGGCGCTCGCCACGTACACCGAGAGCGGCGGGCACGGGAAGACGGCCATCGATCAGGAAGAAGCGATCGAGGCATTCCTGAAACACTTCGAAATCTGCGAGCAGTTCTTCCACGGGTTCGACCGGTCGAAGTGGATCGGCGGAACTGCCGCGGAGAAGCTCTCGGTCCTGCCCGCGGCCCAGGAACACGTCCTGCAGCAGCAGGACGGTAAGCAGCGGTTCGTGAAAGCCGTTTCGGACCTGTCGAAGGCGTTCGCACTGGCGGTGCCGTCGGATGCAGCCCTCGAAAAGACGGGCGACGTCGCGTTCTTCCAGGGCGTCAGCGCAGTCCTGGCGAAGTCCACGGCCGAGGGAAAGCCGGACCCGGGAGCGGTGGATCACGCGATCCGTCAGATCGTTTCGCAGGCAGTGTCATCCGATGAAGTCATCGACATCTTCGCCGCGGCCGGGCTGAAGAAGCCCGACATCTCGGTCCTGTCGGACGAGTTCCTCGCCGAAGTGAAGGGGATGCCGCAGAAGAATCTGGCGGTCGAGATGCTCAAGAAGCTCCTGCAGGGCGAGATCAAGCAGCGGTCGCGGAAGAACGTCGTGCAGGCCCGATCATTTGCGGATCTGCTGGAGAAGTCGCTCACGAAGTATCAGAACCGGGCGATCGAAACGGCAGCGGTCATCGAGGAGATGATCAGCCTCGCCAAAGACCTCAAGAAGGCCCAGGACCGCGGGGAGCAGCTGGGGCTGACCGAGGACGAGGTCGCGTTCTACGACGCCCTGGAGGTCAATGACAGCGCCATACAGGTGCTCGGCGACGCCCAGCTGAAGGTCATCGCTCAGGAACTGGTGAAGTCGGTCCGTGCCAACCTGACGATCGACTGGACGATTCGGGAAAACGTCCGGGCGAACCTGCGGGTGATCATCAAACGCATCCTGCGGAAGTATGGCTATCCGCCGGACAAGGCCGAGAAGGCGACGGCGACGGTACTCGAGCAGGCGGAGGCGCTTTCGCGCACCTGGACGGCCCAGGACTAA
- a CDS encoding DUF4268 domain-containing protein: MANSIAGLGRLERVELRAAWASESGDFTPWLAQEDNIRLLGEAIGIELEVEAEEKNVGPFRADILCKDLANGNWVLIENQLERTDHSHLGQLITYAAGLHAVTIVWIAAKFTEEHRAAMDWLNEVTGEDILFFALEVELWRIGSSPMAPKFNIVSSPNDWTRSVSDARKVIEQGALTESGQRYVEFWTYFGERIKERKSSLRIPKPNRDYWKTYSVGRSEFIVSAQALARDEFIAVQLGLLGLRAKRRYQELMARRAEVELALGTPLDWRELPDRKESQIRLSRHGMDMKDQKNWPAMADWLIEWTEKFQSVFRRIAKEVDIEEDGSPEDVL, from the coding sequence ATGGCGAATTCGATTGCAGGGCTCGGTCGACTGGAGCGTGTCGAACTACGGGCAGCGTGGGCCAGTGAATCGGGTGACTTCACGCCCTGGCTGGCTCAGGAAGACAACATCCGGCTCCTCGGCGAGGCCATCGGCATCGAGCTGGAGGTCGAAGCCGAAGAGAAAAATGTCGGTCCTTTCCGCGCCGACATCCTCTGCAAGGACCTCGCGAACGGAAACTGGGTTCTGATCGAGAACCAGCTGGAACGCACCGACCATTCGCACCTCGGGCAGCTGATCACCTATGCCGCCGGCCTGCACGCGGTAACGATCGTCTGGATCGCGGCCAAGTTCACCGAGGAACACCGCGCGGCGATGGACTGGCTGAACGAAGTCACCGGCGAGGACATCCTGTTTTTCGCGCTTGAGGTGGAACTCTGGCGGATCGGTAGCTCGCCGATGGCTCCTAAGTTCAACATCGTCAGCTCGCCGAACGACTGGACACGGTCGGTATCCGATGCCCGCAAGGTGATCGAACAGGGAGCCTTGACAGAGTCTGGACAACGGTACGTTGAATTCTGGACCTACTTCGGAGAGCGCATCAAGGAACGAAAAAGTTCCCTGCGGATTCCGAAGCCGAACCGCGATTATTGGAAGACCTATTCCGTCGGTCGTAGCGAGTTCATCGTTTCGGCGCAGGCCTTGGCCCGTGACGAGTTCATTGCCGTGCAGTTGGGGCTGCTGGGACTTCGGGCGAAGCGCAGATATCAGGAACTCATGGCGCGGCGTGCAGAGGTCGAGTTGGCATTAGGAACTCCCCTTGATTGGCGGGAACTGCCGGACAGGAAGGAGAGCCAGATCCGGTTGAGTCGCCACGGAATGGACATGAAAGATCAGAAGAACTGGCCGGCGATGGCCGACTGGTTGATCGAATGGACCGAGAAGTTTCAATCCGTGTTCCGCCGGATCGCAAAGGAAGTCGACATTGAGGAGGACGGATCACCTGAGGACGTCCTGTGA
- a CDS encoding HEPN family nuclease: MYYEDLVKDFAKRTQRNLAVIRERRAAGDEVYDVTQLINSMLGLLVLPKEHYYDRIPQTPLDELRDAGWPAPVVTGEMPEPKDLRKLMALLRNSIAHCNMTFTERGGRITGVEVWNTKNGKKDGERNWTALLSLQDLESITDRFTEVILSLPSKD, from the coding sequence ATGTACTACGAGGACCTTGTGAAGGATTTTGCGAAACGGACGCAGCGAAACCTTGCTGTCATTCGCGAACGCCGAGCTGCAGGAGACGAAGTGTATGACGTCACACAACTCATCAATTCAATGCTGGGCCTGCTCGTGCTCCCGAAGGAGCACTACTACGACAGAATTCCTCAGACTCCGCTTGATGAGCTGCGAGACGCCGGCTGGCCCGCGCCGGTGGTGACCGGTGAAATGCCCGAGCCGAAGGACCTCCGAAAGCTGATGGCCCTTCTTCGCAACAGCATCGCTCACTGCAACATGACGTTCACAGAGCGAGGAGGTCGAATCACAGGAGTCGAAGTTTGGAACACTAAGAATGGGAAGAAGGATGGGGAGCGAAACTGGACAGCCCTATTGTCACTTCAGGACCTTGAATCCATCACCGACCGGTTCACCGAAGTGATCCTCTCATTGCCCTCCAAAGACTAA
- a CDS encoding restriction endonuclease subunit S — protein sequence MASSAGSVLLRLGEFCDLRYGKIVKKSELDALGYPVWSGYGIVGYHSEYMFEQPQVSITCRGVGGTGNVHMTPPRSWVTNLAITIVPRNPEQCDTNYLFWAMKASDRRHLITGSAQHQITIEHLKRHEVPIPPIKTQRSIAEVLGALDDKIELNRRRNQTLEAMARAIFKSWFVDFDPVKAKAAIRREHPDWTNEQVSRTACPTMPDSVAAHFPDTFDVSDIGAIPTGWSETCLAAEVTASKGLSYKGQHLCEAGFGLPMHNLNSVLEGGGYKHAGIKWYDGVFKPQHLLAPGDVIVTNTEQGFEHLLIGFPAIVPKRFGARGIFSHHTYKLSRKSQSYLPEWFTYLLLRTPVFHDLVAGHSNGTTVNMLPIDGLQKPRFVRPPRPLVEQYGRLFVPLQDRIEVSQEEIGTLGEIRDTLLPKLISGELRIPDAERLVERTS from the coding sequence ATGGCGAGTAGCGCCGGATCGGTCCTATTGCGACTGGGCGAGTTTTGCGATCTCAGGTACGGAAAGATCGTAAAAAAAAGTGAGTTGGACGCCCTCGGATATCCGGTCTGGAGTGGCTACGGAATTGTTGGCTACCACTCAGAGTACATGTTTGAACAGCCGCAGGTTTCAATTACTTGCCGCGGAGTCGGAGGCACCGGCAACGTTCACATGACCCCGCCGAGGAGTTGGGTCACCAATCTCGCCATAACGATCGTGCCCCGAAATCCGGAGCAGTGTGACACGAATTATCTTTTTTGGGCGATGAAGGCCTCAGACCGTCGCCACCTCATTACAGGGTCCGCGCAGCATCAGATCACTATCGAGCACCTGAAGCGGCACGAAGTCCCAATTCCGCCAATCAAAACTCAACGCTCGATTGCCGAAGTTTTGGGCGCGTTGGACGACAAGATCGAGCTGAACCGGCGGCGGAATCAGACGCTGGAGGCGATGGCGCGGGCAATCTTCAAGAGCTGGTTCGTCGACTTCGACCCGGTGAAAGCCAAGGCCGCCATCCGCCGCGAGCACCCCGACTGGACCAACGAACAAGTCAGCCGCACCGCCTGCCCGACGATGCCGGACTCAGTTGCGGCGCACTTCCCAGACACCTTCGATGTTTCCGATATTGGGGCGATTCCGACCGGGTGGTCCGAGACCTGTCTGGCCGCCGAAGTTACTGCCAGCAAAGGCCTCAGCTACAAGGGGCAGCATCTGTGCGAGGCCGGCTTCGGACTACCGATGCACAACCTCAACTCCGTGCTGGAAGGCGGCGGTTACAAACACGCGGGCATCAAGTGGTACGACGGAGTATTCAAGCCGCAGCACCTACTTGCGCCTGGCGATGTCATCGTCACGAACACAGAGCAGGGCTTCGAACACCTGCTGATCGGCTTCCCCGCGATTGTTCCGAAACGGTTCGGGGCTAGGGGCATTTTCAGTCACCACACGTACAAGCTGTCGCGGAAGTCCCAGAGCTACCTGCCGGAGTGGTTCACTTATTTGTTGCTGCGCACGCCCGTCTTTCACGATCTTGTGGCGGGACATAGCAACGGCACCACGGTCAACATGTTGCCGATCGACGGTCTACAGAAACCGCGGTTCGTCCGGCCGCCTCGGCCACTGGTTGAGCAGTACGGAAGGCTTTTCGTTCCCCTGCAGGATCGAATCGAAGTTTCGCAGGAAGAGATCGGGACGTTGGGGGAGATCCGCGATACCCTTCTGCCGAAGTTGATCTCGGGCGAACTGCGGATTCCGGACGCGGAGCGACTCGTCGAGAGGACCAGCTGA
- a CDS encoding class I SAM-dependent DNA methyltransferase — translation MAKRKASKESKRDLPFEAQLWKAADALRSNMDAAEYKHVVLGLIFLKYISDAFEEQHAKLVVEADSGADPEDPDEYRRINIFWVPPEARWSNLRSRAKDPMIGKIVDDAMLAVERDNPTLKGVLPKDYARPNLDKQRLGQLIDLIGNIGLGDAASRSKDILGRVYEYFLSEFASAEGKKGGQFYTPRCVVRLLVEMLAPYKGRVFDPCCGSGGMFVQSEKFVEAHGGRIGDISVYGQESNHTTWRLAKMNLAIRGIEANLGKEHADSFHRDLHPDLKADYVLANPPFNDSDWRGDLLKEDYRWKYGVPPTGNANFAWVQNFIAHLAPAGMAGFVLANGSMSSNQSGEGEIRKAIIEADLVDCMVALPGQLFYSTQIPVCLWFLTRTKGNGRFRKRPGETLFIDARKLGTMIDRVQRELTDKDIELVAGTYHAWRGDKGAKEYADVAGFCKAATLEDIRGHVHILTPGRYVGAADAQDESEPFELAMKNLVSEWRQLSAQSAALDEQISSSLKGLGHGE, via the coding sequence ATGGCGAAGCGGAAGGCATCCAAAGAATCCAAACGCGATCTTCCGTTTGAAGCACAGCTTTGGAAGGCGGCCGACGCCCTGCGGTCCAATATGGACGCGGCGGAGTACAAGCATGTCGTCCTGGGGCTGATCTTCCTGAAGTACATCTCGGACGCCTTCGAGGAGCAGCACGCGAAGCTGGTGGTCGAGGCAGACAGCGGAGCCGATCCAGAGGACCCGGACGAGTACCGAAGAATCAACATCTTCTGGGTGCCGCCGGAGGCCCGCTGGTCAAACCTGCGGAGCCGGGCGAAGGACCCGATGATCGGGAAGATCGTCGACGACGCCATGCTGGCCGTCGAACGCGACAATCCGACGCTGAAGGGGGTGCTCCCGAAAGATTACGCCCGGCCGAATCTCGACAAGCAGCGGCTCGGGCAGCTGATTGACCTGATCGGCAACATCGGCCTCGGGGACGCCGCCAGCCGGTCGAAGGACATCCTCGGCCGGGTCTACGAATACTTCCTGTCCGAGTTCGCCAGTGCGGAGGGGAAGAAGGGCGGGCAGTTCTACACGCCGCGGTGCGTCGTCCGGCTGCTGGTCGAGATGCTGGCCCCATACAAGGGGCGAGTCTTCGATCCCTGCTGCGGGTCGGGCGGAATGTTCGTCCAGTCCGAGAAGTTCGTGGAAGCCCACGGCGGGCGGATCGGCGACATCAGCGTCTACGGGCAGGAATCGAATCACACCACCTGGCGGCTGGCCAAGATGAACCTCGCCATTCGCGGGATCGAGGCCAACCTCGGGAAGGAACACGCCGACAGTTTTCATCGCGACCTGCACCCCGACTTGAAGGCCGATTACGTCCTCGCGAATCCGCCGTTCAACGACAGCGACTGGCGCGGAGACTTGCTCAAGGAGGACTACCGCTGGAAGTACGGCGTCCCGCCGACGGGCAACGCGAACTTCGCCTGGGTGCAGAACTTCATCGCGCACCTGGCCCCGGCCGGCATGGCAGGGTTCGTCCTTGCGAATGGCAGCATGTCGTCGAATCAGTCCGGCGAGGGGGAGATCCGGAAGGCCATCATCGAGGCCGACCTCGTCGACTGCATGGTCGCGCTGCCCGGGCAACTGTTCTATTCGACTCAGATTCCCGTCTGCCTGTGGTTCCTGACGCGGACGAAGGGGAACGGGCGGTTCCGGAAGCGGCCGGGGGAGACGCTGTTCATTGATGCCCGCAAGTTGGGGACGATGATCGACCGGGTCCAGCGGGAGTTGACCGACAAGGACATCGAACTGGTTGCGGGCACCTACCATGCCTGGCGCGGCGACAAAGGGGCGAAGGAGTATGCGGACGTCGCGGGGTTCTGCAAGGCGGCGACACTGGAGGATATTCGGGGGCACGTGCACATCTTGACTCCGGGGCGCTACGTCGGTGCGGCCGACGCGCAGGATGAATCCGAGCCGTTTGAACTGGCAATGAAGAACCTAGTTTCAGAATGGCGACAGCTTTCCGCTCAGTCGGCTGCGCTCGATGAGCAAATCTCTTCCAGCTTGAAAGGGCTCGGGCATGGCGAGTAG